One genomic window of Gossypium hirsutum isolate 1008001.06 chromosome D11, Gossypium_hirsutum_v2.1, whole genome shotgun sequence includes the following:
- the LOC121223251 gene encoding receptor-like protein 9DC3, translated as MGICLYENNLGGTIPKCIGNLISSLIAVHLGNNNFHGQIPENFAKGCMLRSFSVNNNELEGSLPRSLGNCKGLNLLNVGNNNLNDTFPSWLGNLDQLHVLILRSSQIESFDITVSLTKLRIIDLSHNSFSSYLPTLFFEHMHAIRDEYGKKVEPNYMREIKPTEDAFGVFWVDYAYGLSVTAKGQEIKFESLLSIWTIIDLSSNQFRGEIPKILGELHLLIVLNLSHNCLTGPIPSSLGNLSELESLDLSSNKLQGRIPTELKNLGFLEVLNLSKNNLKGPIPQGKQFDTFTNDSYIGNLDLCGLPLSKNCGIDEETPAKFDRDDDGDELNWKFSILMGYGYGLVLGMSMAYIVFTTGKPWWLIRIVERVQQRFGQR; from the coding sequence ATGGGTATTTGTTTATATGAGAATAATTTGGGGGGAACAATTCCAAAGTGCATCGGAAACTTGATTTCTTCTCTCATAGCAGTTCATCTAGGGAATAATAATTTTCATGGTCAAATACCAGAAAATTTTGCTAAAGGTTGCATGTTGAGAAGTTTTTCCGTCAACAACAATGAATTAGAAGGGTCACTACCACGATCTTTGGGTAATTGCAAAGGTTTAAATCTTCTCAATGTTGGAAACAACAATTTGAATGACACTTTCCCAAGTTGGTTAGGAAATTTGGATCAGCTGCATGTTCTTATCTTGAGGTCGAGCCAAATAGAGAGCTTTGATATTacagtttctttaactaaattGCGAATCATTGATCTTTCTCACAATAGTTTTAGTAGCTACTTACCTACTCTTTTTTTTGAGCATATGCATGCCATTAGAGATGAGTATGGAAAGAAAGTTGAACCAAATTACATGAGAGAAATAAAGCCCACGGAAGATGCATTTGGTGTATTTTGGGTGGATTATGCTTATGGTTTATCTGTTACAGCAAAAGGGCAGGAAATAAAGTTTGAATCACTATTATCCATTTGGACGATTATTGACCTTTCTAGTAACCAATTCAGGGGAGAAATTCCAAAAATACTTGGTGAGCTTCATTTACTTATTGTCCTAAATCTCTCCCATAACTGTTTAACAGGCCCTATCCCATCATCTTTAGGTAATTTGTCAGAGCTTGAATCATTAGATCTCTCATCAAATAAGCTGCAAGGAAGAATTCCAACAGAGTTAAAAAATCTTGGATTCTTAGAGGTGTTAAACCTTTCTAAAAATAATCTCAAGGGACCCATTCCTCAAGGCAAACAATTTGATACTTTCACTAACGATTCCTACATAGGAAATTTGGATTTATGTGGTTTGCCATTATCAAAAAACTGTGGTATTGATGAGGAAACTCCAGCCAAATTTGATAgagatgatgatggtgatgaatTGAATTGGAAATTTTCAATATTGATGGGGTATGGATATGGGTTGGTGCTGGGAATGAGCATGGCATACATTGTATTCACGACTGGAAAACCATGGTGGTTGATTAGGATCGTGGAGCGAGTTCAACAAAGATTTGGACAAAGGTAG